The following is a genomic window from Opitutaceae bacterium.
GTCATGTGGAGAGCGCAGGCTGTTGCACCTTCGCCGAAGAAGTCGGGAGTCTTGCGTATTCAGTCGCTCACTACACGCCCGAGAAGCACGAGAATCCGCCGTCGACGGGAATCACGGTGCCCGTGACAAAGGCGGAGGCGTCGCTGAGGAGGAAATGGATCGCGCCATGGAGCTCCCTCGCCTCGCCAAAGCGCTTGAACGGCGTCTTCGCCAGGACGGTCTGTCCGCGCGCCGTCGGCGTGCCGTCCTCATTGAGCAGAAGCCGGCGGTTCTGGTCGGCGATGAAGAACCCGGGCGCGATCGCGTTCACGCGCAAACCACCGCCGAACTTGGACGCAAGCTCCACCGCCAGCCACTTCGTGAAATTGTCGACCGCCGCCTTCGCGTTGGAATACCCCACCACGCGGGTCAGCGCCTGGCTCGCCGCCATCGAGGAGAAATTGACGATGTTGCCCGCCTTCTGCGACGCAAAGGCCTTGGCGAAGACCAGCGAGGGAAGAACCGTGCCGTCGAGATTCAGCCCGAGCACCTGGCGGTAGGCGGCGACATCGAGATCGAGGAAGGTCTGCGTGGGCAGGATGACCGCACCCGGCTGGTTGCCTCCCGCCGCATTGACCAGCGCATCGATCCGACCGAACGTCGCAACCACCTCATCACGCACCTTCTCCAGCTCCGCGCGGTTCAGCACATCGCAGGAAAAGCCGGCCGTCTTTCCCGGGAGCCCGCGGGTGTCGCTCAGCGCCTTGTCGAGGCGCGTCTTGTCCCGGCCAAGGAACACCACGTTCGCCCCCTGCGCGGCGAGATAACGCGCCGCGGATCCGGCGAGCACGCCCGTGGC
Proteins encoded in this region:
- a CDS encoding SDR family oxidoreductase, with product MSTSSPSSTSLFDIAGRVIVVTGATGVLAGSAARYLAAQGANVVFLGRDKTRLDKALSDTRGLPGKTAGFSCDVLNRAELEKVRDEVVATFGRIDALVNAAGGNQPGAVILPTQTFLDLDVAAYRQVLGLNLDGTVLPSLVFAKAFASQKAGNIVNFSSMAASQALTRVVGYSNAKAAVDNFTKWLAVELASKFGGGLRVNAIAPGFFIADQNRRLLLNEDGTPTARGQTVLAKTPFKRFGEARELHGAIHFLLSDASAFVTGTVIPVDGGFSCFSGV